One Sus scrofa isolate TJ Tabasco breed Duroc unplaced genomic scaffold, Sscrofa11.1 Contig2167, whole genome shotgun sequence genomic region harbors:
- the LOC110258490 gene encoding ubiquitin carboxyl-terminal hydrolase 17-like protein 6, giving the protein MEVASLGWGQERLPNIFPPKRTSPWSAAAVDLPWGPSGPEKPSPSSQALCNQQADAAPVAAVGPVPTKGPLSWRPSVVGAGLQNLGNTCYVNAVLQCLTHTPPLAISLLNGQHQRACQKQPFCMLCAVRAHVTRALLHPGDVIQPRKDLVASFHRHRQEDAHEFLMFALDAMQRCPSEDTLIQQIFGGCWRSQIQCLRCLGVSDTFDPYLDVTLDITAAQSVEQALRELVKAEKLDGENAYHCGVCLRKGPATKRLTLHRASKVLILVLKRFTDVTGDKMDKKVRYPEHLDLQPYLSVQKAGALDYELFAVLVHSGWTCHQGHYFCYIRAGNGWWYRMDDSKVTACDTASALSQSAYVLFYIQRGELERATGGASADRAPRSPGADPIGRDAAVGEPRSPSSIRVSASEGPLAETDIQEITLEQWRRHQEHSRPKAEFNLRKVEPALPTNAVVIHRSKFGDGTGRKLPAQENCGVSTSTRDAPPEGATNMGSIPCLEGRTKASKKKNKKKQRPLALQ; this is encoded by the coding sequence ATGGAGGTTGCTTCTCTTGGCTGGGGCCAGGAGCGTCTGCCCAACATCTTTCCACCAAAACGCACATCTCCGTGGTCAGCTGCAGCTGTTGATTTGCCTTGGGGACCCTCTGGACCCGAGAAACCATCGCCATCATCCCAGGCACTTTGCAACCAGCAGGCTGATGCGGCTCCTGTGGCGGCAGTAGGACCGGTGCCCACAAAGGGGCCTCTGAGTTGGAGACCATCCGTGGTGGGTGCTGGGCTTCAGAACCTGGGCAACACGTGCTATGTGAACGCAGTGCTGCAGTGTCTGACACACACGCCCCCCCTGGCCATCTCTCTGCTGAATGGGCAGCACCAGAGAGCCTGCCAGAAGCAGcccttctgcatgctgtgtgctGTGCGAGCTCACGTGACCCGAGCCCTCCTGCATCCCGGAGATGTCATCCAGCCTCGGAAGGACCTGGTCGCCAGCTTCCACAGACACAGGCAGGAAGATGCCCACGAGTTCCTAATGTTCGCTCTGGATGCCATGCAGAGATGTCCCTCGGAAGACACCCTCATCCAGCAAATCTTTGGAGGGTGCTGGAGATCTCAGATCCAGTGTCTCCGCTGTCTTGGTGTTTCAGACACTTTTGACCCTTATCTGGACGTCACCCTGGATATCACGGCAGCTCAGAGTGTGGAGCAAGCCCTGAGAGAGCTGGTGAAGGCTGAAAAACTGGACGGGGAAAATGCCTACCATTGTGGTGTTTGTCTCAGGAAGGGACCCGCCACCAAGAGGCTGACTTTGCACAGGGCCTCCAAGGTCCTGATCCTTGTGCTGAAGCGGTTCACGGATGTCACTGGCGACAAGATGGACAAGAAAGTGCGATACCCTGAGCACCTGGACCTGCAGCCCTACCTGTCTGTGCAGAAGGCCGGAGCCCTGGACTACGAGCTCTTCGCTGTGCTGGTGCACTCTGGGTGGACCTGTCACCAAGGACACTACTTCTGCTACATCAGAGCGGGAAATGGCTGGTGGTACAGAATGGATGATTCGAAGGTCACCGCCTGTGACACTGCTTCTGCCCTGAGCCAAAGCGCCTATGTCCTCTTTTACATCCAGAGGGGCGAGCTGGAAAGAGCCACCGGTGGAGCGTCAGCAGACAGGGCACCTCGGTCTCCGGGAGCTGATCCTATAGGCAGGGATGCAGCGGTTGGGGAGCCCAGAAGCCCCTCCAGCATCAGAGTGTCTGCATCGGAGGGGCCTCTGGCAGAAACTGACATCCAGGAGATCACCTTGGAGCAGTGGAGACGCCACCAGGAACACAGCCGACCTAAGGCTGAATTCAACCTCAGGAAAGTAGAGCCTGCCCTCCCGACCAATGCAGTCGTCATCCACAGGTCGAAATTCGGAGATGGGACCGGAAGGAAACTGCCCGCACAGGAAAACTGCGGGGTCAGCACTTCAACCAGGGACGCCCCACCTGAGGGCGCAACGAACATGGGGAGCATCCCTTGTCTGGAAGGGAGGACCAaggcctccaagaaaaagaacaagaagaagcAGAGGcctctggcactgcagtga